ACCGCTCAAGATGGCGGTGGATTCACGAGGCttcacgtgtgtgtgtgtgtataattttttatttgtttatcacGTTTGTTTGCCATTCGAGCCCCTTGCGATTCCCACCACCGAACGGTTGCTAATTGATTGTATACACACGCCCGTCAATCAGTGGACCCCATTCGGTAAGGTTGCGATTTTGCCAGACGTTTTTCCCTCCCGTTGTGTTATAGCATCCAAAACCCGATTCCAGCCCCGGTTCGTTAGCGTACGCCCGGTCCGTGCATGCGTTCCGATCGGTTCCGATTTATGTTGCATACGGACTGCGACGTTGCCAACTGTTGTTGGTATTGGTTTCTAACGCTTTCGGCCGCCAAATGCAACGATCGGAATGCTGTGTGGCCTTGATCGTGCGATTTGACGTCTGGTGATCGACGTTATCAGCTTAGGGAAATGTTGTTTAGTatagtaattattattttactttattttttagtCCAATATAAGGTTGGATAAAATCTAGGAATTCAAATTTTGGAAGAAACGTTTGAAGAACTTAACATTTCTGCTTTTAGTAAGATGAAATTTAACTCAGAAAATGTCTCAGTAATGCCAAATGGATTGATTATAACAACATGTTAAAACAGAAATGCTAACGACGATCTGATCGCCGCTGTACTGCGCCTTTGGTGGGACAGGTTAGGGATCATCTAATATGACTTACTGCTATACGGCCAAGCAAAGGAATTCGGATTTTTATAAACGAAAAATGGGTCGCTTGAAAAGCTCACTAGAGCATAGGGATcagtttgatgattttttgatGTTATAATTTGATGAGCGACAAAAGCAGTGGAACAAAAATAGGTTTACATTATTTAGTATATTTAGAGCATTGATTTGAAATCGATCGAATTAACGCTTTGGAGTTCACGCATCTCTAATGGATATCCTTACCCCCAACAAATACTGTTTTGTAGATCGAGATTGTATCTTTAGCTTTAAGACTTCAAGTTTGCGTTTATTGTTCTGACGCTTAAACCCCAATACACAACTTCTACACCAACCTCATCTCGTTGCCGATGGTCCAAACCCTTTCTTCTGTTCTACCTTGTCGACATTTGGGCCGTGTTGTCGGACGAAGAAAACAAGAGTGAATAGTTTATGTATTTCGGTAGCTAGCGACGTCTTAATGATCACATTCATTAGCACCGAATGGCCACCGGTTGAGCGGTACGCAGCCGAACCGATGGGTATTCGAACGTCCCGAACCACGCGGTCCAGACGGATTCAAGCCGCGTTCCACCCGGGACGGGTCTCGCTACCGTCGAAATTAAACgaacaaacattcaaactcAAGCGAAAACAAGAAACTACCAACATAACGAACACTTAATTGTGGACTCAAACAAATGTCTACCGTTTTTAACCTGTCTGCCACCAAATTGCCCAGCTGCTGAGCGAAACATGCTACcgaaggaagcaaacaaacaaaaaaaaacctgtgtGCATACACAAAATACGGTAGCTATCGGCGGGACAGGCCACGCTAAGCTCCTTTTTTTCCGCCGAGGAGCCTCGGTGGCAAACAAATTCCGGTAGCGTCAATAAATTAGCGGATTTTCGGCAGCTTTAGTGTGTTGTCCGCGCTTGTTGTGCGTATCCTGTGCAGCAGAATGCCATTCGGACGCCAGCCCTCCGAATAGTTAGCAATCAATTTTGCAACTCTCACAAAAATTTGGATACCATTCTGAATATTCTACCAGCAACGTTCAAAACGGTGGGATTATTTGAAGAGTTGCTCTGGTGCCTTTCGGTTTGTAACATTGGCTtttagtaatttattttaaacattgtcCGGTTGCAGCTTAGATATAACATTGAGCTTCAATATATGTAATAGCGTAATGAAGAAGTACTTTAATAATATCACTTCtggaaattattaaaacgaGATTGCCTTGAATAAAGATGTACCGATTCAATTCCTTCTTTTGCATTCTCATTGGAAGATCACAATGGTTAAGGAAAGATATTATACCAACTCGTAATCAAGGCCACCACCACCCGTAACTGATCGTTTGATTCAAAAGATCGTGAAGCTCGAAGGTACTGCATCGAAACCTGGGCCACGCATGCATTTGCAGCCACTGCAGACAATTTCGCGCAGGCGACGTATTCCCGCCCGCAACCTTGAAAATCCGCGTGCCACAATTCCGTGGGTGGGAGTTTCTGGGACGACTTCCCACAAGCAAAGATCGCTCGACCACGATGCGCGTTCTTTGTGCAGTTGGAAAGTGTATGCAACCGGGGTAAAACCTGGCAATGTGAAGTATATTATTGCAATCTATTTTTAGTGGCAGTTCGTGTACATTCGACCGGGAAACCAAGCATCGGACTGGAAAATTCCTTTGCAAAGGGCAGAAAGTGAAGTACTGTACACTCCTCCGCTTACCGTTCCATGCTTGGATGTGTGCGATTGTATGTATGGTTGTGTAGGGTACATGGGTGCAAGTGCAATTACAAACTGCGCCATGGATTTTAACCAGTCaaccagcacaaaaaaaccgaaactcTCCCCCTCTCTCCCatacccccctcccccttccctcATTCCGATCATGAATAATGGAATCGTCGTCTTAGCAGCCGGCCGGCCGGCATCTTGTGCAATCGACGATCTGGCGCTGATGGCGGCGAATGGAATGCGCTTTCCTGCGCGTGAATTATGACGGCGTGAGGCCAATGTCATAAATTAAGGAATTATCGTACCCACCAGCAGCGGCTGTGCCACGATGGCGTATTCGCGATCGCAAGGCAAAGGCTGACGTACCAGGGCAGGATTCCACCGACCAAGGGGCAGTGCAAGTGCATGTGTCAACAAGCGTATCCATCAATGTGGGCTGCCATGCGTGAAAGAGGCTGTGCTTCCGAAGGCTTTTATGTAGATTCGCGCGTAATTTGATCCGTATCGTTTCGGGTAGTTAACGGGTTTTGCTAATGATACGCCTGATGCCCATCATCGAACCGTGGACGACAAGGATTAGGTGCACGAGTTTGAACCGGTGTTGAATTTCAAATGTCACTAAGAAGTTCAGTCGGTGGTGAATCGTCTGTCGAAGGTGTTCACAACATTTGCATGCCGTGCGATACGCTGGATGCACAGTGTCGCAAATAGAAACCCGGACACTAAGCAATGGGTTTAATATCTTGCTTTGAGGGTAATGATTATGCCATagggttttgttggtttaagTTACAAAACGTGTCCTTGTATGTTAAACATTTACATTGGACTATTATCGTTCAGTTTTTAAATCGTTGTCCttgaaatttattccaaattttataaatattatcaTTTAACTGCAATGTAATTCTGGTTAATGGACAGCTAAAGAGAGATCAGCGACGAAAACTGCATAATAAAAAAGGTCGATTTCTCAATTTCACACAGATCTACGTTTGAAGTTCTTTCTGAAGATATATATCCTTTTATCGCTTTTTCAACAAATCTGAAAGcgaaaaatatacattttaaatattgtctatattttaattgtattaAACTCCATCAAGAAATCTTGGCTCCAAACTGTGAAGGCTAAAACATTTTCGATACCGTAGAGTATAGTGGCAAAACTGCACTGTTTAGAGAACGATTTATATCGCTGGGTCATAAATGTTCGAATAAATTGTCCTGGCAGTAATGTCAACCTACCacttttcgttgttttgcaatgttttaaaaatacaggCATTCCTTTCAATCGGATTCCGTAGAAATCAGCCTGTTTTTTGCGGTGTAGCATAACAGTGCGTTGCAGTAAATCAGTGAATATGCCTTCCCTTGGCTAGTGGCCCCGATGGACGTGATTTCGGTTGATGAACGATCGTAGAATTGCGTAGTGCTGCATATGGGCACGAAGGactgagagaaagagagcaaacTATGCGTTGCACTACCTTACGACGAGGAAGTTCTGGAAAGGAATGCTTCGAAAATGGCGCAATAAATCGTGCCCCAGGGAATTGGCCCTCGCACTCTAGCGATATTACCGGGGAGTAgctaattttaaacattaccCGTTGCATGTGCATGCAGTTCGTTTAGAGCTATTCGTGCTCCTCGATGTACTTGGGGGAAGATTTAACGCGCGGCGTATGGCAATTTGCCATCTCCCACCCGAACGATGGAATTAGTTCTTGAGGAATTAAATCTAGTTGAATTAAATAAACCGATAAACGTTATTAGTAATAATGCGATAGCTCTCTTCATTAACTACAAGGTCATATAATAGAACTGTTAGCACCAGATGCACGGTTCTTACCGCAATCGCATGGAACAAggttatttttaaagttttattgcAGAATGCAGTTCACCTTGAACAACGCTGCCATCTTTCTCTAGCTTGCAATAATCCAGACCAGACACCAACGACTCCCTCTCGTTGCAAAGCGCCCCGAGTCATGCTGCCCACAGCTTTTTACTATCTACGGCAAGCATATAAAATCACTGCCTTTAATGTACCaccatgcaaaaaaaacaaacaaagtctCTTGAGTTCGGTACCCGGTACAGCAGCCCTATTTCGTAGAGATGGTTGTGCCTTGAAGATGTACATTTACAAAGCAGGCCGATTTAATCCGCGCACAGGAAAGTATCCCATGGGTTAGCAATTGTTAACAACAGTCTTTGAGCTGAGGATGGTTTCACTCCACACCGTATAAAAGGCGGGTCGTTTATGATGAGCGCGATGAGTGGTGGATCTTTAAACGCTAGCGACGGgggttttaaatttcaattccagCTCAACGTGGTGGGTATGTTTCATTTGTAACCTCAATTgctgggctttttttttgcccttcgTCGGTCACCACTCTACCCGTCTTCCGGTGTGAAACTGCGCCCAAAAGAAAATAGTACCATCCGTACGCGAAAGGACTGGTTCCTGAGAGTGCCCGCCATCCGCGGTCAGTAATCTTTCGCGTGTTGCTTCTATCCGCAATGCGCGAGTTCATCAACCTACGAGCGTCGTCTGCCAAACCGGGGTGGCGTTCCTGTTTTCAGCTGGAACTAATCATGTGTACATCGCGGCCAGAGCGAATTGCGGTCGTGCTTGAGAATttattaagaagaagaaatgggAGAATACGCACACCCCCGACACCTCCTCCGGTAAAGATCTTGCATCGTAGAACGGAGAAGAGGcgaaaaaagatttaaaagcACACCTTCCGCTAAAACATGATGCGTAGATGTTGTGCGTACGCATACGCACAACAGAACTAGAACTTAACGCGTCGTCCACCCTTTGCGCTAGACGAACATAGaggcaaagaagaaaacggaGATGTAATCTTCGTCACAGCAGAAGATCGCGCCCGTCTCCAGTTTCGTTGTGCGCTCCGCTCATATCGTTGCTCTTAACTTTCGACGAAAGAAAGCACtccgttttgcaaaacaagaaacaaaaagatgCTATCAAGCTCGGTGTTAACGATCTCGTTTATGATCGTCGTTACGATTTGTTTCGGATCGTTGAATTTGGAACGATGCTGGAAAGTGTGTGAAGAAATCGGACGCTCAGAATCGGGTTTGGGATGGGTGCAGAATACAGGTCGGGTAAGCTACGACCCCACGCTACGCGTTCGGCTGATGACCCCGGTGCCAATGAAGCCACCAATCAAACGTTGGCTGTAATTTAGCTCTTGAGCAATTAGGAcaatcattttcttttacgCACCCCGGGTCGCGTCGCTCGACAAATACGATTCTTTAATGGTACTTACCAACGATGTGGCAAATCAAAAAATCAAatggtttgttgatttttcccaTCCATTTCTCTTGTTGATGTTTGAGATTTTTGGGTACGAGTTTGTTCACAATTACCCGTCATCGGTCGAATCCAATTATGCTCCGGGAAACGAAATTCGCAACAGACGAAAACGGTTTGGATAGTGATTTTTGggcttttttatttacatccaCGCTACACACTAGTCACCAGCAAAACCATTCCATTGATTATGGGTCAATGTAACGAGAAAGTAAACCTAACGAATCGGTTGCCAGTACTCAAGTACATCGGCGTACTTTTTGCGTTCTACAATTAAGAAAGAGAATGATATGCAGAGTTAAGAGAGATGAATTTATCATGAGCTATGCTCCACAGCTGCTACTAACCAGGCGTAGGGAAATCTTCCGGATGTAATTCGATGTAGTGGCGGAAAATTGCATCTTTCTCGGCAAAGTAAGCGCTACGCCACTTATCGACCACGGCTGCCGCAGCACCGAGTGCTAGCATGGCTGCAATGTGCTTCTGAATACCTGTGGAAGGACAAATGCCAGCCGGGAGATTAGAGATTCGGACCACCATCGGAACGTTACATCACAACCACTTTGTGTACACATTACCGCTGAGAGCTGGACGGCCAGTTCCATAGTTCACGTAGCAGGCACCAATAAATCCAaacgcaccacctatcaacgGAGCCCACTTGTCGTGCAGCCAGGTCTTCGAGAACGAACCCGAAAGCAATTCCTGGGGAGTTTTTCCGCcgtacatttttgttttccgtgtATCCGGATGCGGAATTTTTCGTACCGATCGACCAAAAACACTGTTTGACGCAATGTGCCAAACACAACTGACAGCCCGTGCTGGAACGGGTTTACGATATAGCGCTCAATACTGTCTCGTTTGCTTGAAACTGAAAATCAAACTTGCTATAATTTGAAGCGCTATAAAAGTCGTTATTTTATAGGAATTTGATTTCTTTGCGATTTTAGTTCAAATTTTCAAGCAGTGTTACTTTCTGCATTAAATATCGTCTTTGCGgctcttttcattttcaaaataatttaaaaacaaaattagttATATTTTATCGCATGTATAATCGGAGCAATATGCATGGGCGAATGGGCGAATATGCAAACTCTCGCCCATTGTAATTAAGATACTTCCAGTATCAGTAGAGCTACGATTATAATGAACAATGACTTCGCTTACGTTGTTTTGTCTCCATTTTTCGCCGAACTCAAAAATTAACCGATCACATGATCAACGGAGTGCTAGTCAACAGCACAATCAACAAGCTATGCATGACTTCGAGGTGCCAACGTTGTAACAACAGAAATTCACTTAGCCTATAATCTTGCGAGTGGCGGGAATTCTACACGAATACGGTTGATTTGCTTTTACGAGTGACCTTTTCGTAGCACGCTCAAATACAGTTGAACTCGCTCGTTTTCACATCGGGCATGGACTATCTACGAACAATGCCATGCCATGCCAGACAATCTCCAGTAACAAACAttcttcacctttttttcGACTCACCACTGCTTCAAATAACGCTGAGCAAGTCCAATGGGGCAACGTTTTCTATCAACCGATCATTTACGGTGAGGTTCATCTCTTTGCACTTTGGACCAGAGGATCCGCCCGGTACCGTATGGCTGTGCGAGACTGATTCACTCGGCAAGATTACCGGCTTCGGTTAATCTCATATAATCGTTCCGGAACCACGGCTAGCCCAATCTACCACATCCGTGTGCATTCGCCGCCTGAGACACATGTcttatcaatttaatttatgccTGTTGCTTCTGGAGGCCCGTTGCGATAATGAATGATCACTGCCGTGTAACGTTTTTGGATGGCCAGTCGTTGCCGAGCGTTTGTGGAAAACGGTTGAAATATTCGACGGATCAAGGTGGTGCCGCTCATTCCAATCGCCGCCCAATATCAGCGCGATCCGACACAACCTTAGTGCCCCTCGGTGGGTTAATTGGATAAGTGCGTGTGTGGAGCATCGGTTGCATTGTTTAGTGTCGGAACGAACTGTCAAAGTACAGCCTCTGCGTACGAGATGGGTTAGTATCGGTGAATTGGTGTGACTAGCGACTGCACGTGTTCGCGccgtgatggtggtgatacGCAGTACGGTTTTCTTACTGTCGGTCAAATTCATCGTTTCAGTACACCGTCAGCTGAAGCGGCAACACTCCGGTCTGCCACAGATGGAGTCACTGTCGCGCTTCAGCAGCATCCCGGTTGTCGAGACCGGCATCAAAACTGCCGGCAGTGTGTACGAACGGGTAAAAACAAGCAACGGCCTGTTGACCTGGGGCTTCGAGACGGCCGAATCACTCACGTACGCGCTGATCGATTCGTTGCGTCCGGCAACAAAGATGATCCAGGGCCCGCTGCACCAGCTGGACAGCATCATGTGCAAAAGCCTCGATCTGGTCGAGCAGAAGGTACCTTCGATGTATCTTCCGCCGGAGATGGTACGGTTGACGGTGACAGCGATGGGAGCAGGAGTGATCGATTCTCGATCGACTCCGACTGTTGGTGAACGATTTAATAACAACCATTCCGCTTGCTATACTTCTCTGCAGATGTTTTGGAACACGAAGGAGTACATGTCCGATCACCTGATGAAACCGGTCCTGTCGAGGGCAAATTCGATGAAAAACTTGGGCCACGCTGTGTTGGAATCTCGCGTTTCCAACTATGCCGCTGGCCGTATCGATGGAGCGTTGGTCGTTTGTGACAAATATGTTGAGCGATACCTGCCGACGGAACCGCAGGATCAACCCGATTGTAAGTACAGCGCTGAGATGGAGGGAGACGGACtatgacacaaacacacacacacacacacaccattacCCATGCGCGTAGACATACCATATAAATCTGTTGTCGGTTATCAGCCGGTATCGCTTATGCAGGCACGTACCGACCAGCACGACTATCATCCGATTCCGGTGACCTCCACGACCCCAAACGGCATGATAGGACTGCACGCCACCAATCATTGCATGCTGATTGTGTGCCCAAACGTAATGTTCGAAAGGTCCGGGCCAAAAGCAACATTGGTATCGGTTGGTATTGAGCGTTTTCGAttcttaaacattttatttagcTTTCAAGCTTGTTTTCAAGTTGTGTGATGTTGTTATTGCGTTTAAAGTTAGTAGTCTTTAGTAATGGgcttatgtattttttgtgtgtggatttTGTTGGGAATTTCTTGATTACTAATTGCGTTAACTTCtgcattgttttcttttttccggcCCTGCGCAGCATGCAGTTCTGGAACACGGGCAGACGATTCCAACCAGATGCATGTTGTACAAACGTTCCACCGTGGGCAGCAGCTGTCCCGTAAGCTAAAGCGCCGGCTCACGTTTCGCACGCGCCAGGAACTGAGCGCACTGAAGAAGCAAAGTACCGAGGCCGTGCACGTGGTTGCGTACGCGGCCGAACTTATTGCTACCAATCCCCGGGAAGCGATGCAAAAAGCCGTTGAGCTGTGGCGTTACCTTAGCAAAGATGAGCCAGAAAACCAAGCCCGTCCCCGCACACTCGAACAGCTGGCCGTACTCTTGACCCGCGAATCTGCCCGCAAGGTGGTGCACCTGATCAACTTCGTCACCGGTACGGTAACACGTGTCCCGAAAGCGGTCCGAGCGCAGACGCGTGAAATTGTGCACCATTTCCTGTTCGCAACCGAGCGGCTAATGAAGACGGTCCATCTGGAGAAGGCGAAGGCTGCCACACTGTCCGAAGCAAGTGGGCTTGTGCACAGAATTCAACACACCTATGATGATCTGCAGAATCAAACGAACTTGGCATTGGTAAGTAGCGGAACTAGTGCACACCGGAATGGGCTAGTTGTGGAAGATGTATCTCATATCCAGCGGACTCGTTAGTTTTGAAATTGTACCAAATTTGCTTAAGCTATCATCTTCTGATTGGTCGTCAAATTTCACTTCGCCTTCTCATGCTTTTCGCCCTCAGCATGGTCAGTTATCGCTGGCTAACATTGATCGGCACGATTTTATCCATTGGCTTTTGTTGAAAGTGGTAAGTGGGCGTACAAAATTACCATCCCAAATGTTCATCCAACTGTGTAGTTGCCATTGTATGGAGCATTGAATTTTGTGTGATTAAAAAGCTTTAATAGCATGTTCATGGTTGAGAGAGGGAATAAAATTCTACTTCTGCTCGTCTATTATCGCTCATTTTAGGAACGTTTGGCCGTCTTCCTTTCGGGTCGTCTTGAAGCGGAGAAGATCACCACGAGTGGAAACCCCCGCCGTCGCATACAACCCCGAGCAAACAGCAATCCAATGAATTCCAACATAAACGGTGTGTACTAGGAGCTCGTGAGTCTGTTCAGACTGTACAACACGTACACCCCGCTTTCCCCCAGGGACCTGATAATGCCACATTACCCACAAGCGGGAAATTTTATCTGGTTTCCAGCTAGCTACTTCTTAGTATAAGTGGAGTTTCTTTTGTTAATAGTGTTATAtttgttgttctgtttgtgtttgttgtgttacAAACTGTGCATAAGAGTCTCGATAAACAAACTTAAAACAGAAACCATTCCTTCGTTACTAAACTTTTTgtgtcttttattttgttcggcTTTATACaacattctctctctctttcgcttaCGTTACTAGGATAAAACTAGAATCTTTCACAACACGGCAGAAGAATTTCCGATTCCGATATACCACCGGCGCTTCTCCTAGGTATATCACATCTTGTCTTGTGTACACATTTCTTGCCTTCGGTTTCGGTCAGTTCTTCGAACGGAGCGGTTGGgatggtaaaataatttacttttgcttttaaaattacGAAACGATAAGGCACAAACTTAAAGCAAAGAACAGACAACGGACTTGTGTTGGTCTGTGACACATAGCGTAAAACACATGCTTCCTGTTAGAGAACTATTTGTGTTAAAAGAATTTGGCACTAAAATCACTACGACCAATGCCACATGCAGAAACATTCTGCTATCTCGGTTGTTTGTACCATCTCACCGGAACGACCATGTCCATTTGCCGCAAAGCGCTGTTCGATGTTCgattattttataatcaaaGGACTCACACGTTGGAAAAAGTCATCACTTAAAGTACAATCACATTGAAAGAAATCTTAGCGCGCATTTCCGGCATCATTCTATGGTGAGATGGACTGGTTCGGAGCACGTGACCATCTTTGCTTAGGAGGTCCAATCTTTAGCGTCGTTCCTCATTAATTTCGGCCCtagaaaagcgagaaaaaaataaatccgtCATTATTTCAAGATTTTTAATGAACTATACACAAGTGTGGAAGTGCATAAGCAAAAGCATTCTCTAGTTCTGAGAGGTTAGACGGAATATTTCGTGTTGCGATGTTCCCAACTCGTTTGAAGTTCATGCGGATGGTTATTTAATGGCGGAGAAACTAGTAGATACATTAACTTTCATTAAAGCAGCAAATAAAATCGAGTTCATTGCGGCTAACCAGAACGAACCTGTTGTAATGGTTTGAAGTACTTTACCCAAAGAGGTTGTTAATTCTAATCACACACAACATGTCATAAAAAAATCTGAACTTTTGTAGTGGCATCATGCATTAATGCGAACGAAACAATACTGTGCAAAGGCAAACAACACATGAGACACACACCGTCCCATTCAAACAATTTGCTCACAAACCTTGTGCTTATAGTGGATTGTAATGATGCTAAGGTGTGGTTGGTTGTTGTCGGTGTTGTTTTGCGATAGTTCGCGTGGCATAATGAGATCCATTTCCAGTATTTGGtagtggtgtggtgtgtgcatATCCTGTGTATATTGTGATCGTAGTGTCTTTCTGTTGTTGGTGCCCTGAGATGGTGCCCAAGTTGTTGTTGATGGCTTGCACTCGGTGCTCTTGAACAACATGACACCGCTTATTGAGCCCCATCCCATCAACACGGCGAAAGGGCTGTACTTAGTTGTTGCTACATGTACAATCTTTAGCCACCATTGTCGCCACATCAACCACTACTGCTGTTGGCTGGAAtggttgttggtgtgtggCTTGATGGTGGTACCATTAGTGGTCGATGTATCACCGTGACTAGTGTTAATATTGTCTAGCTCAATGTCCGAACAGTTGTCCGAGTTGGACAGTGCCGAATCCATCGAGGTGATTgtgttatttacttttttgtcaCTAAACGTGTCGCCGGGTCTCTTCGGGAGGAGTGGATCTTCCGCCGAAATGCCGTTATTGTTGTCGGTTTCTGCAAATTAACATGGACAGATTACTGTGCTGTCAGAAAGATCTCATCTTTCTATAGTGTGTTACCTTTTTGGGCAAGTGCTCGAGCTTCTTCTTCCTGTTTGGCTTTCACGGACTCTGGCGTCAGTGTTCCATTGTTGACGCTCTCAATAGCCGTTCGTAGCTTCAAGTGAATGATAATGCAACACATTAGACAACCTTTGTGTAAGGAATTTGAAGATATTACTTACCTCCTTCAGAGCCACCACACCAACCAGACGACCGACGTTGGTGACGTAGGCGTGATTGATGCCCACCATCGAGAATAGCGAGTGGACCTTCAAGATGGATGTACGCTCGACAAGCTGGAACGGAGCCGGATCGATATGAAGATGATCGACATCGATCGGCTTTGCCATCTCTTCCATCTCCCAAGCCTTCTGATCCTCGGCGGTCAGATCGATAACGCGCTCCCGTGGCAGTTGCACCTTCTTCGAGATGCCGGGCGTTAGTGGAGCAACCTCTGACCCGACGATGCTCGGCGTACCGATCGAACCAATTTCCGGATCGGGCGTCACATCCTGCAGCGTAGCCGACTTGCGGAAGATGATGTCGAACGCCGACCGAATGCGGCTCTCGGTACCGGTGATCGTCGTGTACGGCGTGTGCACTGGACTGTGCGGAGACAGCGGACTGAAGCCTTTCAGCGTGAACGAGTTCGTTTTCTTAAGGATGGATTTTTTCGGCTGAGTACCACCGAACACCGGTCCGCCCGTAACGGACGCATTAGATTCGCGGCG
This region of Anopheles marshallii chromosome 2, idAnoMarsDA_429_01, whole genome shotgun sequence genomic DNA includes:
- the LOC128707664 gene encoding NADH dehydrogenase [ubiquinone] 1 subunit C2, which codes for MYGGKTPQELLSGSFSKTWLHDKWAPLIGGAFGFIGACYVNYGTGRPALSGIQKHIAAMLALGAAAAVVDKWRSAYFAEKDAIFRHYIELHPEDFPTPERKKYADVLEYWQPIR
- the LOC128710094 gene encoding lipid storage droplets surface-binding protein 1 — protein: MCKSLDLVEQKVPSMYLPPEMMFWNTKEYMSDHLMKPVLSRANSMKNLGHAVLESRVSNYAAGRIDGALVVCDKYVERYLPTEPQDQPDSGIAYAGTYRPARLSSDSGDLHDPKRHDRTARHQSLHADCVPKRNVRKVRAKSNIGIACSSGTRADDSNQMHVVQTFHRGQQLSRKLKRRLTFRTRQELSALKKQSTEAVHVVAYAAELIATNPREAMQKAVELWRYLSKDEPENQARPRTLEQLAVLLTRESARKVVHLINFVTGTVTRVPKAVRAQTREIVHHFLFATERLMKTVHLEKAKAATLSEASGLVHRIQHTYDDLQNQTNLALHGQLSLANIDRHDFIHWLLLKVERLAVFLSGRLEAEKITTSGNPRRRIQPRANSNPMNSNINGVY